The following coding sequences lie in one Ictalurus furcatus strain D&B chromosome 7, Billie_1.0, whole genome shotgun sequence genomic window:
- the LOC128610465 gene encoding zinc finger protein 543-like — protein sequence MGTVAHEDRENPFLLKEEPEWCNLSMKEDADSCRMSEEQDGHPAVVLGEERHVTIQNGGPIQLEKCVQCCSKYHCPFCKPEVFKPTVESKVRKHIKAHEKRAVKFEGYVIFKCGLNCRTVSHFHCPKCCKLLEKKNRFVDHLHKCVGTVTAEGGGHHLPVKQEADSHHVPEDEENNPVPKAKDQDCRLEAGPNPALPLQSEVVSVPQPNHRLASANLHDSRSPCTFVNPRTNRKGRSQKMSFVEGNTPTPLSTCSTVEEKSWREAVKSLQTYQETSIFKSREVIVNTQCLLELFQFCWHCQKECCITIEGNERLFSVTQDCQSCGHHRDWRSHPPSAEPEQTFHNEEEHTLEDEDGEEVVVQIVSSDNECSEQVFIEKDGSYLSSDDEEASLQEEEVKKKRKRKSKSKDSSDEWEPGLDEEATDSDVSMDEDLFTALKEDGQGNLVVWCTQCGTEASLSCSVLRHKKVFCCARCGAGDVIQTRNIESLPVRFDDVAGFQKHAEQEHGAKPFYTLCQDCGKFVTADPESRVLKQHKCEHKSKFIVCPECGKRFLTEGGLKTHYTQLHSDYDHPCKYCLKVFKTKSAKLEHEQTHPKESQPYRCPDCPEKFSSIYKRNNHVVSHRAPRKYVCEKGFKDIMRLKGHEVIHSGEQPFKCQVCERSFNQILNLTSHMRVHTGEKPFTCEQCGESFSHSVSLKNHKQRHHDSSLTQEKDVIYTNTRETAPWSP from the exons ATGGGAACGGTGGCACATGAGGATAGAGAGAATCCCTTCCTGTTAAAGGAGGAGCCGGAGTGGTGTAATTTGTCTATGAAAGAAGATGCAGACTCTTGTCGCATGTCTGAGGAGCAGGACGGTCACCCGGCTGTTGTTCTTGGAGAGGAG cgACATGTTACAATCCAAAACGGAGGACCAATTCAGCTGGAAAAAtgtgtgcagtgctgcagtAAATACCACTGTCCGTTCTGCAAGCCTGAGGTGTTTAAGCCAACCGTGGAGAGCAAAGTGAGGAAGCACATTAAAGCGCATGAAAAGAGGGCTGTCAAGTTTGAAG GATATGTAATCTTCAAGTGTGGATTGAACTGCAGGACTGTTTCACATTTTCACTGCCCAAAATGTTGCAAATTATTGGAGAAGAAGAACAGATTTGTGGATCACCTGCACAAATGCGTGGGCACAGTGACAGCTGAGGGTGGAGGACACCACCTACCTGTAAAGCAGGAGGCTGACAGCCACCATGTGCCTGAAGATGAGGAGAATAACCCAGTTCCTAAAGCAAAG GACCAAGATTGCCGCTTGGAGGCTGGGCCAAATCCAGCGCTACCATTGCAGTCTGAGGTCGTTTCAGTTCCTCAACCTAATCACAGACTCGCGTCCGCCAATCTACACGACTCCAGATCACCTTGCACTTTTGTTAATCCGAGAACGAACAGAAAAGGAAGATCTCAAAAG atgtcTTTTGTTGAAGGAAACACACCTACTCCACTGTCAACATGTTCCACGGTGGAAGAGAAGTCATGGCGTGAAG CTGTCAAGAGCCTTCAGACTTATCAGGAAACTAGCATTTTTAA GAGTCGTGAGGTGATTGTGAACACACAGTGTCTGCTGGAGCTTTTCCAGTTCTGCTGGCATTGTCAGAAAGAGTGCTGTATTACCATTGAGGGCAACGAGAGGCTGTTTTCAGTCACGCAGGATTGTCAGAGTTGTGGACACCACAGAGACTGGAGGAGTCACCCGCCTTCAGCCGAACCTGAACAGACCTTTCATAACGAGGAAGAACATACACTTGAAGATGAGGATGGTGAGGAG GTTGTGGTTCAGATCGTGTCGTCAGATAACGAGTGCAGTGAGCAGGTGTTTATCGAAAAGGACGGGTCATATTTATCTAGTGATGATGAAGAAGCAAGTCTGcaggaggaggaagtgaaaaAGAAACGAAAGAGGAAGTCTAAAAGTAAGGACAGTTCAGATGAGTGGGAGCCAGGTTTAGATGAAGAGGCCACAGACTCCGATGTGTCCATGGATGAAGATCTGTTCACAGCTTTAAAGGAGGACGGTCAGGGTAACCTTGTGGTGTGGTGTACACAATGTGGGACCGAGGCCTCGCTCTCCTGTTCTGTCCTTCGACACAAAAAGGTGTTCTGCTGCGCTCGGTGCGGTGCAGGTGACGTCATTCAAACACGTAATATTGAATCACTTCCTGTTCGGTTTGATGACGTCGCCGGGTTTCAGAAACATGCTGAACAGGAGCACGGAGCCAAACCTTTCTATACACTGTGTCAGGACTGTGGCAAGTTTGTTACAGCAGATCCTGAATCCAGAgttttaaaacaacataaatGTGAACACAAGTCCAAATTTATCGTCTGTCCAGAGTGCGGGAAAAGGTTCCTCACCGAGGGCGGTCTAAAGACGCACTACACTCAGCTCCATTCGGATTACGATCACCCGTGTAAATACTGTCTGAAGGTCTTCAAAACCAAGTCTGCGAAACTGGAACACGAGCAGACTCATCCTAAAGAAAGTCAACCATACCGCTGTCCAGATTGTCCAGAGAAGTTTAGCAGTATTTACAAACGCAACAACCATGTCGTATCCCACCGAGCTCCACgtaaatatgtgtgtgagaaaggcTTTAAGGACATCATGAGGTTAAAAGGGCATGAAGTCATCCACTCTGGAGAACAGCCTTTCAAATGCCAAGTGTGTGAGCGTTCCTTCAACCAGATCTTAAACCTCACTTCCCACATGCGGGTccacactggagagaaacctTTCACGTGTGAGCAATGCGGAGAGTCGTTCAGTCACAGCGTCAGCCTGAAGAACCACAAGCAACGACACCATGACTCGAGTTTGACTCAAGAGAAAGACGTGATTTATACAAACACTCGTGAAACTGCACCGTGGTCGCCTTGA